From Oncorhynchus masou masou isolate Uvic2021 unplaced genomic scaffold, UVic_Omas_1.1 unplaced_scaffold_1355, whole genome shotgun sequence:
ataaccaggttagttatatatacacacaacctgGATAGAGGGGTGTAGACAGTACTCACTGGGACAGGAGATAACCAGGttagttatatacacacacaacctggaTAGAGGAGTGTAGACGGTACTCACTGGGACAGGAGATAACCAGGTTAGTTATATACACACAACCTGGATAGAGGAGTGTAGACGGTACTCACTGGGACAGGAGATAACCAGGttagttatatacacacacaacctgggTAGAGGAGTGTAGACGGTACTCACTGGGACAGGAGATAACCAGGttagttatatacacacacaacctggaTAGAGGGGTGTAGACGGTACTCACAGGGACAGGAGATAACCAGGttagttatatacacacacaacctggaTAGAGGAGTGTAGATGGTACTCACTGGGACAGGAGATAACCAGGTTAGTTATATACACACAACCTGGATAGAGGGGTGTAGACGGTACTCACAGGGACAGGAGATAACCAGGTTAGTTATATACACACAACCTGGATAGAGGAGTGTAGACGGTACTCACAGGGACAGGAGATAACCAGGttagttatatacacacacaacctggaTAGAGGGGTGTAGACGGTACTCACTGGGACAGGAGATAACCAGGTTAGTTATATACACACAACCTGGATAGATGAGTGTAGACGGTACTCACCGGGACAGGAGATAACCAGGTTAGTTATATACACACAACCTGGATAGAGGAGTGTAGACGGTACTCACCGGGACAGGAGATAACCAGGTTAGTTATATAGACACACAACCTGGATAGAGGGGTGTAGACGGTACTCACAGGGACAGGAGATAACCAGGTTAGTTATATACACACAACCTGGATAGAGGGGTGTAGACAGTACTCACTGGGACAGGAGATAACCAGGTTAGTTATACACACAACCTGGATAGAGGGGTGTAGACGGTACTCACTGGGACAGGAGATAACCAGGttagttatatacacacacaacctggaTAGAGGAGTGTAGACGGTACTCACTGGGACAGGAGATAACCAGGTTAGTTATATAGACACAACCTGGATAGAGGAGTGTAGACGGTACTCACTGGGACAGGAGATAACCAGGTTAGTTATATAGACACAACCTGGATAGAGGAGTGTAGACGGTACTCACCGGGACAGGAGATAACCAGGTTAGTTGGTGGTAACGTTTTAAACTCTCCATACGTGTCCCCCTCTGCAGGTTCCTCGTGGGCAATAAGAGCGACCTCCGTGACACCTGCAGCTGTGACCCCCGCGCCATCAAGGTGGAAGATCAGGTGACACGAGATCAAGCCCAGAAGTTTGCAGTTGCCCACGGGATGATTATGTTTGAAACGTCTGCTAAAAGCCTCcctggaggaggagtaggaggaggaggaggagaaccaggaggaggaggaggagaaccaggaggaggaggaggagaaccaggaggaggaggaggagaaccaggaggaggaggaggaggaccaggaggaggaggaggaccaggaggaggaggaggaggaggaccaggagggGGGCATCAGGACAGCGTGGAGGATGTGTTCATGGCCCTGGCCTCCAGGCtgaagagacagaccagaccaccTCCCCCGGTTCTCAACAACACAGGAGTGTCTGGCTCCTATTGTGGGTCCTCTACAGGGACATCTTCTTTCAGACTGCCAGCCAAGAAGAGCCCTCAGAAAGACTTCTGGACATGCACCtgttgagagaggcagggtgaggagagggatggaacaTGGGGAGGGGGAACAGGGGAATTTAGGGTGCCCACCAAGAACTTAGAGAAAGACTTCTGGACATataaggaagggagagggggaagtcCTCTCTGATCAAGCAtctatatcagtggaggctggtgaggggaggacggctcataataatggctctATTGCCTTCTatagcctgctctcagatctgttgtctcctccttctatagcctgctctcagatctgttgtctccttctatagcctgctctcagatctgttgtctcctccttctatagcctgctctcagatctgttgtctcctccttctatagcctgctctcagatctgttgtctccttctatagcctgctctcagatctgttgtctcctccttctatagcctgctctcagatctgttgtctccttctatagcctgctctcagatctgttgtctcctccttctatagcctgctctcagatctgttgtctccttctatagcctgctctcagatctgttgtctccttcttctatagcctgctctcagatctgttgtctccttcttctatagcctgctctcagatctgttgtctccttcttctatagcctgctctcagatctgttgtctccttctatagcctgctctcagatctgttgtctcctccttctatagcctgctctcagatctgttgtctccttctatagcctgctctcagatctgttgtctcctccttctatagcctgctctcagatctgttgtctcctccttctatagcctgctctcagatctgttgtctccttcttctatagcctgctctcagatctgttgtctccttcttctatagcctgctctcagatctgttgtctccttcttctatagcctgctctcagatctgttgtctccttctatagcctgctctcagatctgttgtctccttctatagcctgctctcagatctgttgtctccttctatagcctgctctcagatctgttgtctccttctatagcctgctctcagatctgttgtctcctccttctatagcctgctctcagatctgttgtctcctccttctatagcctgctctcagatctgttgtctcctccttctatagcctgctctcagatctgttgtctcctccttctatagcctgctctcagatctgttgtctccttctatagcctgctctcagatctgtttgtgctcttgccaactccgTTGCCGTTATAATCAAGCCATAAATGTAAGACTGTAAAGCATTAACCAAAGGGTCGTTCTACTAATTCGGTGCCTTTTGAAAACGTTTGACttcattttaacattctgtcataaagaggaCATGTTGAACTTCATTAACTTCTACTAAGTCAACAGGTTAAAGACGAAAATTACTATAGCAAGTGCCAAAtaatgtaacagggttgaccgtaacggGGTTGACCGTAACGGGGTTGACCGTAACGGGGTTGACGATGTCCTCTtaaatcagccatgaatccccttgtgacagggggaatggaagcttgttacTGTATGTGCAACAGGCTTCCCAAAACATTTTTAATTGTTAAAACATTTTTAGACTGTCTGTTGTTTAACAGGATGGAATTGTTACGCTCAACCCGCTCAGTTTTactccacaaaacaccagaacatGGCCAGAAAgaata
This genomic window contains:
- the LOC135530500 gene encoding ras-related protein Rab-33B-like, whose translation is MESSLEFSNSFTSVSSPSARCRIFKIIVIGDSGVGKTCLTYRFCAGEFLDRTEATIGVDFRERLVEVEGEKIKLQLWDTAGQERFRKSMVQQYYRNVHAVLFIYDVTRPDSFRGLPAWIEECRRYSLGQEITRFLVGNKSDLRDTCSCDPRAIKVEDQVTRDQAQKFAVAHGMIMFETSAKSLPGGGVGGGGGEPGGGGGEPGGGGGEPGGGGGEPGGGGGGPGGGGGPGGGGGGGPGGGHQDSVEDVFMALASRLKRQTRPPPPVLNNTGVSGSYCGSSTGTSSFRLPAKKSPQKDFWTCTC